The Miscanthus floridulus cultivar M001 chromosome 17, ASM1932011v1, whole genome shotgun sequence genome has a window encoding:
- the LOC136517445 gene encoding dehydrin DHN1-like, whose translation MEHGQQGQHGHGTTGRVDQYGNPVGGGVEHGTTGTGGMGYGTGTGTGTGTGGAGMGGGQFQPAREEHKAGGILHRSGSSSSSSSEDDGMGGRRKKGIKEKIKEKLPGGHKDNQHATATGGACGQQGHTGGTYGGTEGTGESEKKGIMDKIKEKLPGQH comes from the exons ATGGAGCACGGTCAGCAGGGGCAGCACGGCCACGGCACCACGGGCCGTGTCGACCAGTACGGCAACCCAGTCGGCGGCGGCGTCGAGCACGGCACCACCGGAACCGGAGGCATGGGGTACGGTACAGGAACCGGAACCGGAACCGGAACCGGCGGCGCTGGCATGGGTGGCGGGCAGTTCCAGCCAGCGAGGGAGGAGCACAAGGCCGGCGGCATCCTGCATCGCTCCggcagctccagctccagctcg TCTGAGGACGACGGCATGGgcggaaggaggaagaagggaatcaaggagaagatCAAGGAGAAGCTGCCCGGAGGCCACAAGGACAACCAGCACGCCACGGCGACCGGCGGCGCCTGCGGGCAGCAGGGACACACCGGCGGAACCTACGGTGGTACCGAGGGCACCGGCGAGAGCGAGAAGAAAGGCATCATGGACAAGATCAAGGAGAAGCTGCCCGGACAGCACTAA